The DNA sequence CatgagaagagagaggaaaatcGAGGCTAATGAAGACAGGCCAGCCAACAGGGTCCGTTCTccaaaacatgtttattaatggCATCATAAAAAGTTAGGTAGATGTCCGTTACGATGCTGTCATATTTATATCTCTTTTTTCAGGTTGAAGTCAGAGGGGATGTGTTgggtagggagagagggagcaggggatAAAACAGCCCCTGAGCTTGGTGCAGTGCTGGAGGTTGTCAGCAGGGGGAGCTCACTTGCTGGCAGTGGTAAAGTTAAAGCACCCGCGCTGGTGGAACTGCATGTCCCTCACACGTCGCATGGACTGAATCTGGGGCTGGATGGCACAAAATTCGTTGTAGTGTCTGTAGTCGCCACACTCAAACAGATACTGGTAGCCTCTGTAGCCAGGGTACTGGTAGCCAACCCACCTGCAAAATATCGAGAAGGACAAGTAACAGAGTCAGGAATATTTGTAAACCATAGCCAGGGTAATTGTCAAGTGCTTATTTCAAGTATATTGAATTTGAGCTTGTGTTCATAGAGCCTCCTTAAGAGGGAGGCCCTAACGAAGTTCAATTGTTTTCTCCATCTGCTAAATCCCTCAATCTATGCCATGCTGATTAACCAGGCATATTTTAGCCTGAGGTGTGTGTCAGAGCTCTATTTTGAATGCCAACCATATGTGCTCCTATACATGCACTCGCAATGTGTTTTTCcctttataattttttttctctagttAGCACCCCTTTGGAACAGACTTTTCATGCTCTGCAGTCCTGTTTGCCCATATACAGAAAACCAACTTTTCTTTTATTCCTACACTACCAGAAGTAAAGGTATGATGGAGGTACATCCAtccaaatgtaccctgaaaggACAATAATGCTCTAATTTGGTATTAATAAGTACCTCTTACAGACAgaaaaggtacaaatgaattatgcattgctggctaggggtacaGTTTTACGTAACTATAGGGTAGCACCCCAGTGACAAGTGTGTGTACCTTTATAGGCACTATTTCACCCTGAGAGTGTAAGTGAGATATCAGGGTGAGATAGGCGACCTATTTATTCACTGACATTCCAGTCAGTCAGGTTGACATTCCAGTCAGTTCTGGAACACTTTTGCTTACACAGGTACTATTAAGAGTGTTAACTTTAAGAGTATTGCTTTTTTGGCTGTGGTATTGCAGGACTTTCATccattttgaaagtgtttttctaAGTctctctgggtaagagcatctgtgAAATGAATGCAGTGCACTGTCCTTCCTCACTGCGGCCGATGTCAGGTTTCGTTATTGTAAGCCTGAAGACCTTTCGGCGCCAGCGGGAAACACCAGATGTGCGTGGCGGTGTCCCTGCTCGTCCTCAGCCCCCCGGCGTACTCACACTCCTCCGGTGACCCTCACGCTGCCCACCCTGTCGCAGAAGCCGTGTGCCCAGAGGGTGGGCACGTCATCCTCCTGGATCTCCATCTTGTTGCCCTTGAAGTCAGACAACTCGAAGAGACAGATCTTGTGCTCCTGGCTGTCCtggtgatccagaggagagggagagagtgagatgggAGGTCATGGGACATAGACCTGGGTGGTACATGTCCAGCCACTGCTAAtggtgtatgcagtgtgtgtacgtggTCTAAGTGTGGTGGCTCAGTCTTAGTGTGGGTGTTCAGTCTGCTGTCAGTATTCATGTGTTGTAAGTCAGTGTATGTGCCTCTGTCTGAGTGTGGGGACTCAATTTGGTGACAGTGCCAGTGCGGTTTAGTCTCAGTGCATGTGCCTCAAGTCTTAGTGTGGTGGCTCAGTTTAGGGTCAGTGTGCTGTTTACTCTCAGTGCACATGCCACAGTTTtagtgtgcttttttttaggGCTCACTAAGTTTGGTTTGTTAGCATTGTCCCCAAACACATGGGGGTGTAGTTTCTCACCATGCGGATAGGCCTGAAGGACATGATGCAGTCACTGCGATAGCTGTTGGACCAGGTGTCCCAGCGAGGATACTCTCCCTTCTCCAGGATGAACATCTCGCCACGGAAATTAGTCTGCTCAAAGCCAAcccagctggagagagagagatcaggggAAGGGGGATGGAGGAGTGGGAGGTCCGCAGAAAGGTGGCCACAGAAAGGAGGATGAGGGATAGAAAAAGGAGTGATTGGGATGTAGAGGTGAGGTTGGGTGAAAGGGAGGAGAGCAGACACGGTTAGGCACAGCTGGGCAAAAGAGAGAGCCTTGCAAAGATGAAATTGGTTTGTGCCCTTAACTGTCGACCGCCCTGGCTCAAATCATTTCTCTGTTTCAAACATGCATTGAGGGCTGCAAGCAGAGGCACTCTCCTATCACAAGACACTCCCAGCACTGGTAGCAGACACACGCAGCCTGGGATATAAGAGCATTTCTTTGTAAAGCCAAACATCTCAGACCCACTGATTaaactgcatgcatttattaatttatactttTTTCAGTCTTCGGCTACGAAAAACAGAGAATCCATCAAATAAGAACCGCTATCTCAGGTCCATTATATCAGTACCCAGATATATAGTTGCTAAGTGCCAGTCAATGGATGTAAGTGTAGCTTTTTACTACACCACATATATGCACAGCCTAGTTCTATGCTGTTTCCATAGTGATCCACATTCATAAGTTCACAGAGTGCATTTCTTGGAGTGTATAATCCCACAGTTAACTGTTGTATCTGGGATCGGAACCACCCTACACTGCTGACAGGAAAGCGgggtgtatttgtttttgggggACTTACGGGCCGCACTCTACGCGCAGACTGCGCACTCTGTCCAGGCCACGGTCGCACATGTTCACGCACTCGTTCTGGATCTCCACCATCCTGCCCTGAAAGTTCTCCTGATCGAACAGCATGATCtggaaggagggagggcagagggCATTAATAAGCGAGCAACCAGCCCCAGTGTCATCTTTGCCTGAAGAAAGCAGTTCCTTTCTGTCAGGTAGTCTTTGGTTCTGTCGCTGGGAACTGTCTGCATTGCTTTTTTCTAGTTTCTGTCTTTGTATTTCTGCCTAACAATCTTATCATCTTTCATAATGAATTTGGCATGATTTCTGATCCATGTACTCTGCCATCTGTCCTTCACATCATGTGAAAACGAGTTTGAGCGCCACTCTGTCTCAGTGACACATATACCACTTGGCTGATCACTAATACCAAACTACATGTGGCTATACGCTCTAGCAATGTTTTGTTCTCTTGGTAAATATAAAGTCTTTGAGCTTAACATTGAAAGGACCTCTCTTGTGTTAGCAGGCTGACCAGGAAATGGTACATTTTCCCTTCATCTCACAAAATCAGCTTCAACTGCCAACAACCACTAAGGAACTGAACCTGCTCATTGGAAATGTGGGGCTGAACCTTGCCAAATCAGGAAGTAAGCACTCGCTGTCCTTTTCAggtatgtgatcagaatgttcttgactgaacattctaatgctgatgtcacagttacTACAGTTCATTGAAAGCAATGGCAGAAGACTGACTtcgaattttga is a window from the Anguilla anguilla isolate fAngAng1 chromosome 14, fAngAng1.pri, whole genome shotgun sequence genome containing:
- the crybb1 gene encoding beta-crystallin B1, with the protein product MSQTAKSAASQGTDAKDKGTPAPAATSKATKTGDPSMGNFRIMLFDQENFQGRMVEIQNECVNMCDRGLDRVRSLRVECGPWVGFEQTNFRGEMFILEKGEYPRWDTWSNSYRSDCIMSFRPIRMDSQEHKICLFELSDFKGNKMEIQEDDVPTLWAHGFCDRVGSVRVTGGVWVGYQYPGYRGYQYLFECGDYRHYNEFCAIQPQIQSMRRVRDMQFHQRGCFNFTTASK